From one Fibrobacter sp. genomic stretch:
- a CDS encoding DUF1653 domain-containing protein: MSKAIAGHKYRHYKKETMVYTVVADDALDCESVKPLVVYRSEYETPDHPKGTLWVRAREDFESKVTLADGTVVDRFTEIL; encoded by the coding sequence ATGTCGAAAGCAATTGCCGGACACAAGTACCGCCATTATAAAAAAGAGACGATGGTCTACACCGTCGTCGCTGACGACGCCCTCGACTGCGAATCTGTAAAGCCGTTAGTCGTGTACCGCAGCGAATACGAGACACCCGACCATCCGAAGGGAACGCTCTGGGTGCGCGCCCGCGAAGATTTCGAAAGCAAGGTGACGCTCGCTGACGGCACCGTCGTCGACCGCTTCACGGAGATTTTATAA
- a CDS encoding O-acetylhomoserine aminocarboxypropyltransferase/cysteine synthase family protein, which yields MAKTETLCVQGGWQPKNGEPRVLPIYQSTTFKYETTNDMADLFDLKASGYFYTRLQNPTNDAVASKIAALEGGVAAMLTSSGQAANFYAVFNICEAGDHFISTSAIYGGTSNLFSVTMKKLGIECTFVDQDASDEEIEKAFRPNTKCFFGETVANPAGKVLDLKRFADLAHKHGVPMIVDNTFPTPILCRPIDFGVDIVTHSTTKYMDGHATAVGGCIVDSGNFDWEANHDRFKGLTEPDPSYHGLAYTKAFGKGAYITKATAQLMRDLGSIQSPQNAFLLNLGLETLHLRMPRHCENALACAKFLKNHPKVAWVNYAGLEGDKYYELAQKQFKGGLPCGVLTFGIKGGREKSIQFMDSLKMICIVTHVADARSCVLHPASHTHRQLTDEQLIEAGVAPDLIRFSVGIENIDDIIEDLTQALDKV from the coding sequence ATGGCTAAGACCGAAACTTTATGTGTGCAGGGCGGCTGGCAGCCGAAAAACGGCGAACCGCGCGTCCTCCCCATCTACCAGAGCACCACTTTCAAGTACGAAACCACCAACGACATGGCGGACCTCTTCGACCTGAAGGCTAGCGGTTACTTCTACACCCGTCTGCAGAACCCGACCAACGACGCCGTGGCTTCCAAGATCGCCGCTCTCGAAGGCGGTGTGGCTGCGATGCTCACGAGTTCCGGGCAGGCTGCCAACTTCTACGCGGTGTTCAACATCTGCGAAGCGGGCGACCACTTCATCAGCACTTCTGCTATTTATGGCGGTACGAGCAACCTCTTCAGCGTTACCATGAAGAAGCTCGGCATCGAATGCACGTTCGTAGACCAGGACGCGAGCGACGAAGAAATCGAGAAGGCTTTCCGCCCGAACACCAAGTGCTTCTTCGGCGAAACCGTTGCAAACCCGGCTGGCAAGGTGCTCGACCTCAAGCGCTTTGCCGATCTCGCTCACAAGCACGGCGTTCCGATGATTGTGGACAACACGTTCCCGACCCCGATTCTCTGCCGCCCGATCGACTTCGGCGTGGATATCGTGACGCACTCCACCACCAAGTACATGGACGGCCATGCTACTGCCGTGGGCGGCTGCATTGTGGATAGCGGCAACTTTGACTGGGAAGCAAACCACGACCGTTTCAAGGGTCTCACCGAACCGGATCCGAGCTACCACGGTCTCGCCTACACGAAGGCATTCGGCAAGGGTGCCTACATTACGAAGGCTACCGCCCAGCTTATGCGCGACCTGGGTTCCATCCAGTCTCCGCAGAATGCGTTCCTCCTGAACCTCGGCCTCGAAACCTTGCACCTCCGCATGCCGCGCCACTGCGAAAACGCTCTCGCTTGCGCCAAGTTCCTCAAGAACCACCCGAAGGTGGCTTGGGTCAACTACGCAGGACTCGAAGGCGACAAGTATTACGAACTCGCCCAGAAGCAGTTCAAGGGCGGCCTCCCGTGCGGCGTGCTCACGTTCGGCATCAAGGGCGGTCGTGAAAAGAGCATCCAGTTCATGGACAGCCTCAAGATGATTTGCATCGTGACCCACGTGGCCGACGCCCGCAGCTGCGTGCTGCATCCGGCAAGCCACACTCACCGTCAGCTCACCGACGAACAGCTCATCGAAGCCGGCGTCGCCCCTGACCTGATCCGCTTTAGCGTGGGTATCGAAAACATCGACGACATTATCGAAGACTTGACTCAGGCTCTCGACAAGGTGTAG
- a CDS encoding patatin family protein has translation MAYGECPMTMYKNAALVLEGGGMLGAYLSGVLDVMLDNGLKFGGYAGTSAGATHLCSYLSEQRDRNRRIDVIHSASKRYMGWGNLIRTGEFFEVDYCYNQIPRVIDPFDFEKFRENAAQSDFYATATNLETGEGAYLLTRELDTPDGMDRIRASASLPLLSHIVEVDGMKLVDGGTADSIPFEIMAKKGFEKQVVIVTRPEGYVKEPNSLIPLFRVVYRKYPKFVEASKNRHIRYNQCLKTLDEWCKRGTTFRIRPSAQLNVARLEKDKSKLARLYDLGVKDATALMPQLKEFLER, from the coding sequence ATGGCTTATGGAGAATGCCCGATGACGATGTACAAGAATGCGGCCCTCGTGTTGGAAGGCGGAGGAATGCTCGGTGCCTACCTGTCGGGCGTGCTCGACGTGATGCTCGATAATGGACTCAAGTTCGGTGGTTACGCCGGAACGTCGGCGGGCGCCACGCACCTGTGCAGCTACCTCTCCGAACAGCGCGATAGGAACAGGCGTATCGACGTTATCCATTCGGCGAGCAAGCGCTACATGGGATGGGGCAACCTCATCCGTACAGGTGAATTCTTCGAAGTCGACTACTGCTACAACCAGATTCCGCGTGTCATTGACCCGTTCGATTTCGAGAAGTTCCGCGAGAACGCCGCTCAGTCCGATTTCTATGCCACTGCGACGAATCTGGAAACGGGCGAGGGCGCCTACTTGCTGACCCGCGAACTTGACACGCCCGATGGCATGGACAGGATCCGTGCGTCGGCCTCGCTCCCGCTGCTGAGCCACATCGTGGAAGTCGACGGCATGAAACTTGTGGACGGCGGTACCGCCGACAGTATCCCGTTCGAAATCATGGCGAAGAAGGGCTTCGAAAAGCAGGTTGTCATCGTGACGCGCCCCGAGGGCTATGTCAAGGAACCGAATTCGCTGATTCCCCTGTTCAGGGTAGTCTATCGCAAGTATCCGAAGTTTGTCGAGGCCTCGAAGAACCGCCATATCCGTTACAACCAATGCTTGAAAACGCTTGACGAATGGTGCAAGCGCGGGACTACGTTCCGAATCCGCCCCAGTGCGCAGCTGAATGTTGCGCGCCTCGAGAAGGACAAGTCTAAACTCGCGCGCCTCTACGACCTCGGCGTGAAAGACGCGACCGCCCTGATGCCGCAACTCAAGGAATTTTTGGAGCGCTGA
- a CDS encoding DMT family transporter has product MTPTRNNMALWHLLAVVTVAFWGTSFVSTKVLLNHGFSAVQIFTMRFVVTYLLLLIASHKQFRSKNWKHELILFICGVTGCTLYFWTENTALSLAPSSNVSLIVCITPLLIMIFGGLFYKSERLGKRQILGCFITFIGMVLVVLNGKFILKLSPLGDFLAISAALVWTIYSLVVRKLNGEYSTLFITRKIFFYGALTSIPALFIEAGGSVSKAANIPWQNFAEPVVTLNFLCLTVFSSLFGYLVWNKVMKQIGTVLASNYLYAIPMVTIITAVIALGERITAVAIAGAVATVTGMIVAEMKRGS; this is encoded by the coding sequence ATGACTCCCACGCGCAACAACATGGCACTCTGGCACCTGCTCGCCGTCGTGACGGTCGCCTTCTGGGGCACGAGTTTCGTGAGCACGAAGGTGCTTTTGAACCACGGCTTTTCGGCGGTGCAGATTTTCACGATGCGCTTCGTGGTCACGTACCTGCTGTTGCTCATCGCATCCCACAAGCAGTTCCGCAGCAAGAACTGGAAGCACGAACTGATCCTCTTTATCTGTGGCGTCACGGGTTGCACGCTCTACTTTTGGACGGAGAACACGGCGCTTTCGCTCGCGCCGTCGAGCAACGTCTCGCTCATCGTCTGCATCACGCCGCTGCTCATCATGATTTTTGGCGGGCTCTTCTACAAGAGCGAACGGCTCGGCAAGCGGCAGATTCTCGGATGCTTTATCACGTTCATCGGGATGGTGCTCGTGGTGCTGAACGGAAAATTCATCCTGAAGCTCTCCCCGCTCGGCGACTTCCTCGCCATCAGCGCGGCACTGGTGTGGACCATCTATTCGCTAGTCGTCCGCAAGCTCAACGGTGAATATTCCACGCTGTTTATCACGCGCAAGATTTTCTTCTACGGTGCGCTCACGTCTATCCCCGCGCTGTTCATCGAAGCGGGCGGCAGCGTTTCGAAAGCAGCCAACATCCCGTGGCAGAATTTTGCGGAACCCGTCGTGACGCTCAACTTCCTGTGCCTCACGGTTTTCTCGTCGCTGTTCGGATACCTCGTATGGAACAAGGTGATGAAGCAAATCGGCACGGTACTTGCGAGCAACTACCTCTACGCCATACCGATGGTCACCATCATCACGGCGGTCATCGCGCTTGGCGAGCGCATCACGGCTGTCGCCATCGCGGGTGCGGTAGCGACTGTCACCGGCATGATCGTTGCCGAAATGAAGCGCGGTTCTTAA
- a CDS encoding FISUMP domain-containing protein, translating into MSFKKISAVVAAFAFGFVACDSDSSSGPQDEPFLTSSSSQSVSPASSDVTPMSSDSETRVSSSADPESSSSSVAPQPSSSETIVSSSGVVVEYGALQDPRDGKSYKTVVIGGKTWMAENLNFVTDSSFCVEDVPANCDKYGRFYQEFDAEDACPEGWAIPQASDWRDLTNAVKEEFGDNNGSLRAVGEWENTIFGDNVTATNASGFSALPAGYRAKTGEYDGQGTKAYFWGEDNMNHYAWILSNQYDLDKESLIRGYFAYSIRCIKN; encoded by the coding sequence ATGAGTTTCAAAAAAATTTCCGCTGTCGTCGCGGCGTTTGCCTTCGGGTTTGTCGCATGCGATTCCGATTCGTCTTCCGGCCCGCAAGACGAACCCTTTCTGACCAGTTCCAGTTCACAAAGTGTATCGCCTGCAAGTTCTGATGTCACACCGATGTCGAGCGATAGCGAGACAAGAGTGTCCAGCAGTGCCGACCCCGAATCCAGTTCATCCAGCGTTGCGCCGCAGCCGAGCAGCAGCGAAACAATTGTGTCCAGCAGCGGTGTTGTTGTGGAATACGGCGCGTTGCAGGACCCGCGTGACGGCAAAAGCTACAAGACCGTCGTCATCGGCGGCAAGACATGGATGGCCGAAAATTTGAACTTTGTGACGGATTCCAGTTTCTGCGTAGAAGACGTCCCTGCGAATTGCGACAAGTACGGACGCTTCTACCAGGAATTCGATGCCGAAGACGCTTGCCCCGAAGGTTGGGCGATTCCGCAGGCATCCGATTGGCGCGATTTGACCAATGCAGTGAAGGAAGAATTCGGTGACAACAACGGTTCCCTGCGTGCCGTGGGCGAGTGGGAAAACACCATCTTCGGCGATAACGTCACGGCGACTAACGCGAGCGGGTTCTCTGCGCTTCCGGCCGGATACCGCGCCAAGACAGGCGAGTACGATGGCCAGGGTACCAAGGCCTATTTCTGGGGCGAGGACAACATGAATCACTACGCGTGGATTCTCTCGAACCAATACGACCTGGACAAGGAATCGCTGATTCGCGGTTACTTCGCCTACTCTATCCGTTGCATTAAGAATTAA
- a CDS encoding SUMF1/EgtB/PvdO family nonheme iron enzyme: MKTILCIVFFCCFAIASEYGVFDANGKKLTTVDVSNAEEILFIKVKNPTSFFKQKKKNVYGLKTNGMQAESENELTLQWPENTDTVWLEIEKNSRKKICFENYQIKKYHTDLANVLMKDNCIYFTSPSEIRTYQLLMMDSYNNSKTIFFAVNMKHMVFSKKKQKIGFNGGEYSLKNNSAIDSELNRIYPDPERFIEVEGEYLVDKYPITNCDFLKQMKKKMNLYETFENGQKENITSFWRNRLDRMNKGKMICESNDSAANVIYLYQALIYANQRSISEKLEPYYMFEKTNKKESILYSDSSFTISNSEKKSLVEEWFKVSINPKSNGYRLPYYDEWMFLARGGQKKGEAVWGDSSAKLEKVLKYAWFGDKASYINHMSKPVGLLKPNGYGLYDIFGLVNEFVLFPGKNPFKNLHNTPSCLKGGDYRTRLKHSYNEIYIDPYWKWINYGYSEINFGNAIGGFRLMRKIK, encoded by the coding sequence ATGAAAACGATTCTTTGTATAGTATTTTTTTGTTGCTTCGCTATCGCAAGTGAATATGGCGTATTTGATGCCAATGGGAAAAAACTAACTACGGTAGATGTTTCTAACGCTGAAGAGATATTATTTATCAAAGTTAAGAATCCAACTTCTTTTTTTAAACAAAAAAAGAAAAATGTATATGGATTAAAAACCAATGGAATGCAAGCAGAATCCGAAAATGAATTGACCCTTCAATGGCCTGAAAATACCGATACTGTTTGGCTTGAAATTGAGAAAAATAGTAGAAAGAAAATTTGTTTTGAGAACTATCAAATTAAAAAATATCACACTGATTTGGCAAATGTGTTAATGAAAGACAACTGCATTTATTTTACGTCACCTTCTGAAATACGTACATATCAGTTGTTAATGATGGATTCTTATAATAACAGCAAAACAATTTTTTTTGCAGTCAATATGAAACATATGGTGTTTTCAAAAAAAAAGCAAAAAATTGGATTCAATGGCGGTGAATACTCTTTGAAAAATAATAGTGCTATTGATTCTGAATTGAATCGTATTTATCCAGATCCTGAAAGATTCATCGAAGTTGAGGGCGAATATTTAGTTGACAAATATCCTATTACAAATTGCGATTTTTTGAAGCAAATGAAAAAGAAAATGAATTTGTACGAAACATTTGAAAATGGGCAAAAAGAAAATATAACATCTTTTTGGAGAAATCGATTAGATAGAATGAATAAAGGCAAAATGATATGCGAAAGTAATGATTCGGCAGCCAATGTTATCTATCTTTATCAGGCTCTGATTTATGCTAACCAACGGAGTATTTCGGAAAAATTAGAACCATACTATATGTTTGAGAAAACCAATAAAAAAGAGTCGATATTATATTCCGATTCATCTTTTACCATTTCTAATTCAGAAAAAAAGAGTCTTGTAGAAGAATGGTTTAAAGTATCTATCAATCCGAAATCTAATGGATATCGTTTGCCATATTATGACGAATGGATGTTTCTAGCACGTGGTGGACAAAAAAAAGGAGAAGCTGTTTGGGGCGATTCTAGCGCAAAATTGGAAAAAGTTTTGAAATATGCTTGGTTTGGGGATAAGGCCTCGTACATAAATCATATGTCAAAACCTGTTGGTCTATTGAAGCCGAATGGTTATGGCCTTTATGATATTTTTGGCCTTGTAAATGAATTCGTTTTATTTCCAGGAAAGAACCCCTTTAAAAATCTCCACAATACACCATCTTGTTTGAAGGGTGGGGATTATAGAACACGGTTGAAGCACTCCTACAATGAAATATACATAGATCCATATTGGAAATGGATTAACTATGGTTATTCAGAAATAAATTTTGGCAATGCAATAGGTGGCTTTCGCTTGATGAGGAAAATAAAATGA
- a CDS encoding NUDIX domain-containing protein, protein MQEEQIDILNPDGTPAGYSCGRTRVHAEGLWHRTIHVWAFNSEGKILFQLRARVKENNPGLLDTSCAGHISAGDTSINAAVRELREELGVKKSPRDLEYLFEVKYACVLNGGSYIDNEYYDVYRVTLSDEEARSLVPQPGEVDSFVWMTRDEFFAKHKLHPEKFVEHPEDFQWLMENAR, encoded by the coding sequence ATGCAAGAAGAGCAAATTGACATCCTGAATCCTGACGGCACTCCTGCGGGCTATTCCTGCGGGCGCACGCGCGTGCATGCGGAAGGCCTGTGGCACCGCACCATTCACGTATGGGCGTTCAACAGTGAAGGGAAAATACTGTTCCAGCTGCGGGCCCGCGTGAAGGAAAATAATCCCGGCCTTTTGGACACGAGCTGCGCGGGGCATATTTCTGCCGGCGATACGAGCATCAACGCCGCCGTGCGCGAACTGCGCGAGGAACTGGGCGTCAAGAAGAGTCCGCGCGACCTCGAATACCTATTCGAGGTCAAGTACGCGTGCGTACTTAACGGCGGCTCCTACATCGATAACGAGTATTACGACGTGTACAGGGTGACGCTTAGCGATGAAGAGGCCCGCTCTCTCGTACCGCAGCCCGGCGAAGTCGACAGTTTCGTCTGGATGACGCGCGATGAATTTTTCGCGAAGCACAAGCTGCATCCCGAAAAGTTCGTGGAGCATCCGGAAGATTTTCAATGGCTTATGGAGAATGCCCGATGA
- a CDS encoding serine hydrolase, with product MYDENAIRALLQRAQTEGIFNKAVAGFILPDGSTRIVTHNTPADTVFDIASLTKVCPTSTLALCYILEGKLGLDTKVADYIPEMQTNYRDDIRVFHLLTHSLDYRVPMKTLRTLPPEGILDALFTYKFSKAPGADFNYGNPASVLLGMILQRITGKDLQQQGRERFFGPLGMTRSGWDPLTREWNPIPKEEISPTEICEFRGREICGEIHDESAWVLRKLFPVGSAGMFSCVPDLLKFVKMVLNDGTAVNAAGEEIRVAPAGILEMVSRNAFTREDAAPFIPAGSSNAGDSDATSPNAAGPLSAGACTALGWELAQSKFMGSRVSPRTFGKTGFTGASIIADPVAGAAAILLSNFTYPHREPNADRIHAFRAALADAFFGAL from the coding sequence ATGTACGACGAAAATGCAATCAGGGCGCTTTTACAGCGCGCGCAAACCGAAGGTATATTCAACAAGGCGGTCGCGGGGTTCATCCTGCCCGACGGCTCGACGCGCATCGTAACCCACAACACTCCCGCGGATACGGTTTTCGACATCGCCAGCCTCACGAAGGTCTGCCCCACATCGACGCTCGCGCTCTGCTACATTCTCGAAGGCAAGCTCGGGCTCGACACGAAGGTCGCGGACTACATTCCCGAAATGCAGACCAACTACCGCGACGACATCCGCGTATTCCACCTGCTCACGCACAGCCTGGATTACCGCGTTCCGATGAAGACCTTGCGCACGCTCCCGCCCGAAGGCATCCTCGACGCGCTGTTCACATACAAATTCTCAAAGGCGCCCGGAGCGGATTTCAACTACGGGAACCCGGCAAGCGTGCTGCTCGGCATGATACTGCAACGCATCACGGGCAAGGACCTGCAGCAGCAGGGCCGCGAGCGGTTCTTCGGGCCGCTCGGCATGACGCGAAGCGGCTGGGACCCGCTCACCCGCGAATGGAACCCGATCCCGAAAGAAGAAATCTCCCCGACCGAAATCTGCGAGTTCCGCGGGCGCGAGATATGCGGCGAAATCCACGACGAGAGCGCGTGGGTGCTGCGGAAACTCTTCCCCGTCGGGAGCGCAGGCATGTTCAGCTGCGTGCCCGACTTGCTCAAGTTCGTGAAGATGGTTTTGAATGACGGGACGGCGGTCAACGCCGCAGGCGAAGAGATTCGGGTCGCACCCGCAGGCATCCTCGAGATGGTGAGCCGCAATGCGTTCACGCGGGAAGACGCCGCGCCGTTCATACCCGCAGGCAGTTCAAACGCGGGCGACTCCGACGCAACCAGCCCGAATGCCGCGGGCCCGCTTTCTGCGGGCGCCTGCACAGCCCTCGGCTGGGAACTTGCCCAGAGCAAGTTCATGGGGTCGCGCGTGTCGCCCCGTACCTTCGGCAAAACGGGCTTTACCGGGGCGAGCATCATCGCCGACCCCGTCGCAGGCGCCGCCGCAATACTCCTCTCCAACTTCACTTACCCGCATCGCGAACCGAACGCCGACCGCATCCACGCCTTCCGCGCCGCTCTCGCCGACGCATTCTTCGGCGCGCTATAA